Genomic segment of Arachis stenosperma cultivar V10309 chromosome 4, arast.V10309.gnm1.PFL2, whole genome shotgun sequence:
AAAACTTCTCTTAAGCACCGTAGCACTGGCCATATCTTAAGAAATAAATCACATAAGCATATATATAaaagtctaaaataaaataaataaagttaatcaataaaaattaatgaactatttaaaaaaatgtgttcGAAAATCTCTAAACCCTACCTGCTAAATCCTAAACTCTAAATTCTCAACAATAAACTCTGAATCTTAACTCCGAATCCAAAATTCTTAAATCCTAACTCAAATCTAATACTATAAACTCTAAATTACAaacgtaaataaaaaatactaaataaataatcCTTAACCATAAATACTAATTCATAAATTCTAAATCATACATCACACTTTCTAATGTATCAACAATAAATACTAATTTCTTAACACTAAATCTTACTTAATATTATACACagtaaaatattaataaaaatattttatatcacttttttaattaaaatattaaaactttAACGTTCATTGTATACAATcctttaaattaaattttttttaccaaaacctAATATTTTAAAAGGTCAAATCTAATATTCTAATAAGTAAACGAGTTtctattttttatgcaaagataACTTTATTTCAAAGggtttattaaataatttgaagTTAACCCAAACTCTTTTTCTATTGTTTAGTACTCATAAGACCATTTATAAATGCACATCtataatttttacaaaattgcactctttttttttttactatgcAAATTAAATTATGTGAATAGACTGTGACCCGTTAACAAAGAATAGTCTTCCGTTAACAAAAAACGACAATCACaatatttttttcctcttttatCCAACCAAAAAACAAGTGAATCCCATGTAACCTTCATACCAAAAAGCCCAAAATCATAATGACTTTCATTAACACATAATCTctcatctaattttttttataacttcCAACACCTACGACAACTCCTGCGAAAAGAGCAGGACTCTTCCAGATGTTGTTTGCGTATGTGAATACACTACTATCACACGTCACCCATCAAGTTGGTCCACGCCATTTCATCACCTGCTGAAAAATAATCGTTTCATCACAGTAGCAACGGCCTTTTTTAAAAGCTATGAAATTAAATCCCAAAAAACTTACAAAAAATTCTAAATGCAACAATTAAATCACAACTTTTCTTTGTATTCCAATCCAATCCTAAATAATCTTTCCATGATACATGAAATTTGTAATACACCAAGAACAAAGAAATCCATGTAAAGAATAAATTTTCCAAAACTTTCTAAAAGAACTTATTATATATACTATTTCAAACACATGATTTGATCGAcaaatcaaaccactttcatcTTCCACCACCccctcctttctttttcttttacctTTTTTAGAACACAaactattaattattaataattacaaTATCTACTTTGGTATATACTCAACCATGATGCTTCCTATGCTGACCAAACCTTTTCCAACAATAGGGGCTAATGTTACCAcaatattttcatcttcttcagctTCCAAAATCTCCAACACCTTTGATATAGCAACCAAATACTTAGTCTTTGATTTATGGCTACCATGTGGCACACTTGTAAAAGTGCCAACAAACTCTGCTTTATCTGGCCCACTCAGCatttcttcatcatcatcaacatgaACATCAAACTTCACATCTTTATCACTATGCAAATCAATAATCTCCATAACCAAAacctcttcctctctttccttcTCCAATTTACTTCTCAATTTCTTAGGCCTATTAACAACAACACTTACCTTAGAATCCAAAACCAAAGGAAACTTGGTAATAGTAGTAGTCATTGGATCTTGTGATGATGCCAAAAGTGAAGCCTTCTTTTCTTGCCTTTGCAACTTGCTTCTACTTGGTTTTGGAGAAGCATTAAGCCAAGGAAGTTCAACTTCTTCATAAACATACCCTAACTTCTTAGTATCAAGAGAATCTCTTATATTAACACGAACAAGATTCAGATTCTCATCATAGAAGAAAAACTCGGAATCTAACCAGTCTTGATCATCTCTATAATCTTTTCTACCACCATCCAAAGAAGTCCAAATCCCCCATAACCTATCCAAATTCGAATGATGAGGATAGAAAATGGGGTCTCTGGCCGCCGTATAGAACGTTCCCATGTCTTCCTGGCTCGGAAGATCCGCCCTTCCGACCCATTTATGGACGGTGTTATGGGGAGCAAGCTCAACCGACCCAATGGCCGGCTGAGCTTGATCCCCATGACGATAAACACCGCCCATGAAAACTTCTTTAGTATCTGCCAAAACCATTTGCTTGTACATGAATGCAAGATTATATTTGACTTGTTGATCTTGAGTAGTGGATTCAGCATTGACGTGGTAGTTAAGGTCAACGATATAAGGTGGTAAGTGTCTTGGGTCTCTAAGGTGGTGGTAAAGTGAAGAGTTTGGGTTTGCAAAGTACTTTGGCATTTGCATGCCTTCAATGGAATCCCAACTCCAATATGGGACAGCGAAATTTGGATCCCCAATTAAATTCCCCAAGATTCTCTCAAAGAAATAGATGTACCAACGGTGGAAAGGGTAGAAAAGCCATGATCTATGGATGTCAATCTTTAGGTTTTGGAAGGGGGGTTTTTGAGGGTAACCACCATTGCAATAAACACAATGGACTTTGGCTTGTTGTATGTAATTACGTGGGTCATTTTCAGGTAGTGATTTCATAATGGCAATGCCCTTTTCTAATTTGGCCATGTACTCATCATCTAGCAAGTGGATTGGTTTTCTAACCCTAAGAGGAGCATTTGGTTTTGCAAATTCTTTGAAATCTATGATCTTTAAGGGTGAGGGTAGAATTGGACAACAATATGGTAGGGTTATTGCATTTGGAGGTAGCTCTACAGGGCCACACTTTGCAATATCTGGGGAGATTGCTCTTGATATGTTTTTCTTTGTGAAAACAGAGGAGGGTGAAATGTCATTTATACCCTTGAAGGCAATGAAAGGGTTCCTCCATGTGGATCTCCGTAGACTAAGATTGGGTTGATCTGTTTGGTCATTGGAGGAGTAGTGGTGGTTGTTTTTGCCGTGAAAAGTGGCCAAGAAATGAGAGAAAACACTGGTGTAGGTGAAGAATGAGGTGGAGATGGTGGTGGTGTTGATGAGAAAGAAGAGGACAATAATGAGAGCAAAGAAAGTAGATAGAACCCGTGAAAAAGGACTCATCTTTTTCTCTGTTTGATACCCTCTTTACTCTGATTCATTGCCTATGCCCCTTGCTTGTTGGGAACGTGTGTATAAataagagagaaagagagaggaaaAGTAAATTTCAAACTTCAAACACATGCACAAAGGTCTATAATGTAATTGCCAATAAGGCCGTATTATTCACAGAAAACAAAATATCTTTGGTTATATATGTAGTTTGactcatttttaatatatatattttatattttaatatatattttatacttataattaattttaatagttgaTTTTGATATACTCCTAACATAATTGtcaatttatatcaattttattattaatatttaaaatttattttaagttaACTTCTTTACATTTGTTTCGCCTATTGGTATACCAATAGTTTAATTAAGAGTAGGAAacataatcataaaataaatattaaaaaaattttaatggagtattttaaaaattttaaatttgatgtgTATATAAAGTAAAACagttctaaattttattttgcatCGAAGATAATTGATGAAATGAGATCAATTTCATTTTAAAGAGATAGTTTTACTTTGTTGAATGAATCAATTAAATTTTATCACtttgtataaaattttaaataaattaaaatcaaacatttaaataataaatatcacCTGTAATCTTAAATCACTATTTATGATATATAGTTGTATAAATACTGatatgatattttataaaatttaaaataaaattgaattgaaacAATGGGACAAAAATagttacaaaatttttaattggaTACAATGCTAAACGAAATAAACAAAATATCTAATGAATATATAAAGATAAAacctaaaatttattaaaaaattaggggtgaaattgattttattataatttataatttcttgTAAACGGTAGAGGGACAATAATTCCTTGTAGGAAAATGAATGACTTGAAAAATCCCTTGCTAGAATTTCGTCTTACAAGACATTATTGTGGCTTTCAGGATCTCGGTGTTATGTCTTGCCTTCTTTCCTCGTATGAACAATTCCTTCAACATATGTTTGATAGGTTGTGCTTTGTCTGATTAAATTTGGACTCACAttgaattatatttttcttagtttttttgGGCATACAAAAACTTGCTCCATCGAAAAATAAACTGAAGAATATTAAAAAGTTTGGTGCCCTTGAGTAACTTAAGATAAATATATATAAGGCTGTGGAGTGTGGATTTTCTGTTAtcaataattagttatttaattttattagaagATCACATACACGTCATACTAGATTGTCTTTAAGAAAAATACATATGTTATGTACGAATATTTTGCtgaattattatatttatatgttagacatatatattttagatacaatatttattgatataggtgtttttatgtttaatcgtgttataataaaaataattttttttaaatatttttagacatatttaaatataattatgtGTCAGTATTTTTcaatcttatttttaatatatatttttaaaataaatttataaataatatatattattatttattaaaataaaaaatattttaaatattttatataattaaaaaataaataaattaatttatattttaatatcaataaaataataaaatattattataatttatttaaaaatattttatatttatatatattatgtctctatattttataaaaatttaaaatatatatatttatatattctatattatttCGTATTTTGTATTCATGTCACTGTTTTGTTGGTGCATCATAGAATATCACTATTGTTCAATTTAGACTAGAAATCTAGAGTGTTTCTCGTTAGTAAAGGTAGAATCTCTACTTCTTGGGCATAAAGAAATACTGGATCTTGAAAGAGGTTACCCTGGCAGCAAGAATTAAATGCAGATGTTATTTCAGAGGAGGTAGAAGTTTtcaatacaaataaaaatgagtCTAAAATATCAATGTCTTGTTTTATGGAAATGATAGATTGATAGACTAATTTATCGTAATtcaatacaaataaaaaataatttatttttcatattttttttaagtttttaatgtTAACAAAATTGTTAGTTATTACGATATATGTCctcaaataacaaaaataaaaaatatgagttttaacttaattttcagttgacaaacaattttaaaactaaaacaaaatttaCAATACAATACAAAAATAGAGATAGAATTTTATaataagataaaacaaaaaaaatcatctttgtagaaattaaacaaattaGAGAATACTTTTACaatatttaattacttttaaacAGTTAGTAGATTTAATTAAAgattttaattataaagatttcattaaaaatttgataaaattatatatacgAAAAGTCTTGAGAGCCACCggatattttagtaattttggttattaattgataatacaaatattaaattatattcaacaaataaattttactgatttatatataaaaattttaataaatata
This window contains:
- the LOC130974084 gene encoding polyphenol oxidase I, chloroplastic-like → MSPFSRVLSTFFALIIVLFFLINTTTISTSFFTYTSVFSHFLATFHGKNNHHYSSNDQTDQPNLSLRRSTWRNPFIAFKGINDISPSSVFTKKNISRAISPDIAKCGPVELPPNAITLPYCCPILPSPLKIIDFKEFAKPNAPLRVRKPIHLLDDEYMAKLEKGIAIMKSLPENDPRNYIQQAKVHCVYCNGGYPQKPPFQNLKIDIHRSWLFYPFHRWYIYFFERILGNLIGDPNFAVPYWSWDSIEGMQMPKYFANPNSSLYHHLRDPRHLPPYIVDLNYHVNAESTTQDQQVKYNLAFMYKQMVLADTKEVFMGGVYRHGDQAQPAIGSVELAPHNTVHKWVGRADLPSQEDMGTFYTAARDPIFYPHHSNLDRLWGIWTSLDGGRKDYRDDQDWLDSEFFFYDENLNLVRVNIRDSLDTKKLGYVYEEVELPWLNASPKPSRSKLQRQEKKASLLASSQDPMTTTITKFPLVLDSKVSVVVNRPKKLRSKLEKEREEEVLVMEIIDLHSDKDVKFDVHVDDDEEMLSGPDKAEFVGTFTSVPHGSHKSKTKYLVAISKVLEILEAEEDENIVVTLAPIVGKGLVSIGSIMVEYIPK